In Solanum pennellii chromosome 3, SPENNV200, a single window of DNA contains:
- the LOC107015187 gene encoding cysteine proteinase inhibitor 6 isoform X2 yields the protein MRVIRSRVILLVLFLLSAFGLSEQGKSGGFCSEEMATLGGVHDSHGSSQNSDEIHSLAKFAVDEHNKKENAMIELARVVKAQEQTVAGKLHHLTLEVMDAGKKKLYEAKVWVKPWLNFKELQEFNHVEDVPTFTSSDLGVKQEQSSGLKSVPVHDPVVEEAAEHAIKTIQQRSNSILPYELQEIVHANAEMADDSTKLHLVIKTSRGGKEEKFKVQVQHNNEGAFHLNHMEPDN from the exons ATGAGAGTGATTCGAAGCAGAGTAATACTGTTAGTACTTTTTCTGCTTTCTGCGTTTGGGTTAAGCGAACAGGGAAAATCAGGAGGATTCTGCAGTGAAGAGATGGCTACTCTTGGTGGAGTTCATGATTCTCATGGTTCCTCGCAGAACAGTGACGAGATCCATAGCCTTGCTAAATTTGCCGTCGATGAGCATAATAAGAAGGAG aatgCAATGATTGAATTGGCCAGAGTAGTGAAGGCGCAAGAACAAACTGTTGCAGGTAAACTGCACCACCTCACTCTTGAGGTCATGGATGCTGGAAAAAAGAAACTCTATGAGGCTAAGGTCTGGGTCAAACCATGGTTGAATTTTAAGGAACTTCAAGAGTTCAACCATGTTGAAGACGTTCCTACCTTTACTTCTTCAGATCTAGGAGTTAAGCAAG AGCAGAGCAGTGGATTGAAATCAGTGCCTGTGCATGATCCGGTTGTTGAAGAAGCTGCAGAGCATGCAATAAAGACCATCCAGCAGAGATCCAACTCTATACTTCCATATGAACTACAAGAGATTGTTCATGCTAATGCTGAG ATGGCTGATGATTCTACAAAGCTTCATTTGGTCATCAAAACCAGCAGGGGAGGGAAGGAAGAGAAGTTCAAAGTTCAAGTGCAGCACAATAATGAAGGTGCGTTCCACTTGAATCATATGGAGCCTGACAACTAA
- the LOC107015187 gene encoding cysteine proteinase inhibitor 6 isoform X1, with the protein MRVIRSRVILLVLFLLSAFGLSEQGKSGGFCSEEMATLGGVHDSHGSSQNSDEIHSLAKFAVDEHNKKENAMIELARVVKAQEQTVAGKLHHLTLEVMDAGKKKLYEAKVWVKPWLNFKELQEFNHVEDVPTFTSSDLGVKQVEQSSGLKSVPVHDPVVEEAAEHAIKTIQQRSNSILPYELQEIVHANAEMADDSTKLHLVIKTSRGGKEEKFKVQVQHNNEGAFHLNHMEPDN; encoded by the exons ATGAGAGTGATTCGAAGCAGAGTAATACTGTTAGTACTTTTTCTGCTTTCTGCGTTTGGGTTAAGCGAACAGGGAAAATCAGGAGGATTCTGCAGTGAAGAGATGGCTACTCTTGGTGGAGTTCATGATTCTCATGGTTCCTCGCAGAACAGTGACGAGATCCATAGCCTTGCTAAATTTGCCGTCGATGAGCATAATAAGAAGGAG aatgCAATGATTGAATTGGCCAGAGTAGTGAAGGCGCAAGAACAAACTGTTGCAGGTAAACTGCACCACCTCACTCTTGAGGTCATGGATGCTGGAAAAAAGAAACTCTATGAGGCTAAGGTCTGGGTCAAACCATGGTTGAATTTTAAGGAACTTCAAGAGTTCAACCATGTTGAAGACGTTCCTACCTTTACTTCTTCAGATCTAGGAGTTAAGCAAG tagAGCAGAGCAGTGGATTGAAATCAGTGCCTGTGCATGATCCGGTTGTTGAAGAAGCTGCAGAGCATGCAATAAAGACCATCCAGCAGAGATCCAACTCTATACTTCCATATGAACTACAAGAGATTGTTCATGCTAATGCTGAG ATGGCTGATGATTCTACAAAGCTTCATTTGGTCATCAAAACCAGCAGGGGAGGGAAGGAAGAGAAGTTCAAAGTTCAAGTGCAGCACAATAATGAAGGTGCGTTCCACTTGAATCATATGGAGCCTGACAACTAA